From the Clarias gariepinus isolate MV-2021 ecotype Netherlands chromosome 3, CGAR_prim_01v2, whole genome shotgun sequence genome, one window contains:
- the LOC128519538 gene encoding transmembrane protein 74 produces MAELKILYPAPVSVQLANRDLEWTVQHEESYYSACTDEAAFLIERRCEAEPEARARGQLGFSAPRTARPLLHQWATDEEVHIWHDEEFETGFSDITDVEVCVPNPETNCEHSSSYCDPDLSDDDFAAEQPEKSADYGFICAVTFLVTGMFLVVVSYMVPRDVRVSPDSISAREMERLALESARVGAHLDRCVIAGLCLLTLGGVLLSTLLMISLYKSEMVRRQAFANSKRSAKLYGSINFRGVGSQHAVPSQLSVDEDDALIEISN; encoded by the coding sequence ATGGCTGAGCTCAAGATCCTCTACCCTGCTCCTGTAAGTGTTCAGCTTGCTAACAGGGACCTGGAGTGGACCGTGCAACACGAGGAAAGTTATTATTCGGCATGTACGGACGAAGCGGCTTTTTTAATCGAGCGCCGCTGCGAGGCTGAACCGGAGGCGCGCGCGCGAGGGCAGCTCGGATTTTCAGCACCACGGACAGCGCGCCCGCTTCTCCACCAGTGGGCAACTGATGAAGAAGTTCACATCTGGCACGATGAAGAGTTTGAAACAGGCTTTTCCGACATCACTGATGTTGAAGTATGCGTTCCGAACCCAGAGACCAACTGTGAGCACTCCAGCTCTTACTGTGATCCGGATCTCTCCGATGATGATTTTGCAGCAGAGCAGCCGGAAAAGTCGGCTGATTACGGTTTCATTTGTGCAGTGACTTTTTTGGTGACTGGGATGTTTTTGGTGGTTGTTTCCTACATGGTGCCTCGTGACGTCAGAGTGAGTCCAGACAGTATCTCAGCCCGGGAAATGGAGCGCCTGGCCCTCGAGAGCGCCCGAGTGGGTGCACACCTGGACAGATGTGTCATCGCCGGGCTTTGTCTCCTGACTTTGGGCGGTGTACTGCTTTCCACCTTACTCATGATCTCCTTGTATAAAAGCGAGATGGTCAGACGGCAGGCTTTTGCAAACTCTAAGCGCTCAGCAAAACTCTACGGCTCAATCAATTTTAGAGGTGTTGGTAGTCAGCACGCAGTCCCATCACAACTGTCTGTGGATGAGGATGATGCGCTGATTGAAATTTCGAACTAA
- the eif3eb gene encoding LOW QUALITY PROTEIN: eukaryotic translation initiation factor 3 subunit E-B (The sequence of the model RefSeq protein was modified relative to this genomic sequence to represent the inferred CDS: inserted 2 bases in 1 codon; substituted 3 bases at 3 genomic stop codons), protein MLVKPHNERHYRRRMHVLSARNVYRSTDNDDNGSFHRLKCSGLLVGKLASENLMXKWEATMEDLTHLPETIDNNSGSSSLQSLQQRTWLIHWSLFVFFNHPKGRDNIIDLFLYQRHVVFIQTMCPYILGYLTTAVITNKDVRKRRQVLKDLVKIIQQESYTYKDLITEFVECLYVNFDFDSTQKKLRXCLLVLVNDFFLVACLEDFIENARLFIFETFCRIHQSISISMLADKLNMTSEEAERWIVNLIRNARLDTKIDSXLGHVVMGKNDVXKKTKSLSFCSQMFERRSSARASKRDAKYN, encoded by the exons ATGTTGGTGAAACCTCATAACGAGAGACATTATCGAAGAAGAATGCATGTACTCTCCGCACGTAATGTGTACAGGAGTACAGACAATGATGATAATG gttccTTCCACAGACTGAAATGCTCTGGGCTTCTTGTGGGGAAACTGGCCTCTGAGAACCTTATGTAGAAATGGGAGGCAACCATGGAGGACCTGACCCACCTCCCTGAGACCATCGACAACAAT TCAGGGAGTTCTTctctccagtccctgcagcagAGGACGTGGCTTATTCACTGGtctctgtttgttttctttaatcacCCCAAAGGCAGAGACAATATCATCGATCTGTTCCTATACCAGCGTCA TGTAGTTTTTATACAGACCATGTGCCCATATATCTTGGGTTACCTAACCACAGCTGTCATCACTAATAAGGATGTAAGGAAGCGCAGACAAGTCCTCAAAGACCTAGTCAAAATTATTCAACAG GAGTCTTACACATACAAGGATCTCATCACAGAGTTTGTGGAATGCCTGTATGTTAACTTTGACTTTGACAGCACTCAGAAGAAACTTAGGTAGTGCCTGTTG GTACTAGTGAATGACTTCTTCCTGGTGGCTTGTCTGGAGGATTTTATTGAGAATGCTCGCCTATTTATCTTTGAGACATTTTGTCGGATCCATCAGAGCATCAGCATCAG CATGTTGGCAGATAAGCTGAACATGACCTCCGAGGAAGCTGAGCGATGGATAGTAAACCTAATTCGCAACGCCAGGCTGGACACAAAAATCGACTCCTAACTG GGTCATGTGGTGATGGGAAAGAATGATGT TAAGAAGACCAAGAGCCTCTCTTTCTGCAGTCAGATGTTTGAAAGAAGAAGCTCAGCCAGAGCATCAAAACGAGATGCAAAATATAACTGA